A genomic window from uncultured Umboniibacter sp. includes:
- a CDS encoding GspE/PulE family protein — protein MSSAAIAPPNRPVADLEWLVSSLTTAGIFDELSLLRLRSRTRDPEFARSDVSYLASADIMGAGGEVLSGEKLAQWLAEIAQLPIKQINPLQVDVDQVTSVMSKAYAVNHEILCLDVLADELVIAAADPFRTDWQEGLVHTSRKRIRVVIVDANALLRYTEEFYALARSVAGAGAQAKQENRRSAPKGLEQLVDLKSLQSPEANDQHIVNIVDWLLQYAFEQRASDIHIEPKREQSRVRFRIDGELQTVYDLPSEVNAAVTSRFKVLARMDVAEKRRPQDGRIKTRTPKQLEVELRLSTLPTAFGEKLVIRIFDPEVLLRSFSSLGLRGGDLRAWETMTVKPHGIVLVTGPTGSGKTTTLYSSLKKLSTESVNVSTIEDPIEMVEESFNQMQVQNNIGLDFASGVRTLLRQDPDIIMIGEIRDRETADMAVQAALTGHLVLSTLHTNDAPSSITRLMEFGVPHYLIKSTLIGVMAQRLVRVLCGDCKTAATVSDEAWDTLCQPFKIKKPTTIFEPKGCKSCRHTGFHGREGIYEVLEWEANLSSLVGADGATDQLRRAAYKNGMKSLRAAGALKVAAGITTLDEVYRVTPAE, from the coding sequence ATGAGTAGTGCAGCAATTGCCCCGCCCAATCGGCCCGTTGCCGATCTCGAGTGGTTGGTGAGTAGTTTAACTACCGCAGGTATCTTCGATGAATTGTCGCTGCTGCGGCTGCGCTCGCGCACGCGCGATCCTGAGTTTGCTCGCTCTGATGTCAGCTATCTCGCAAGTGCCGACATCATGGGCGCAGGCGGCGAAGTCCTCTCGGGCGAAAAACTTGCTCAGTGGTTGGCAGAGATTGCCCAGCTGCCGATTAAACAGATTAATCCATTGCAGGTTGATGTGGACCAGGTCACTTCGGTGATGTCTAAGGCCTACGCAGTCAATCATGAAATTCTCTGCCTAGACGTCTTAGCTGATGAGCTGGTTATTGCCGCTGCGGATCCATTTCGCACGGACTGGCAGGAAGGGCTAGTTCACACCTCGCGCAAGCGTATCCGCGTGGTAATTGTGGATGCCAATGCGCTGCTTCGTTATACGGAAGAATTCTATGCCTTGGCACGCTCCGTTGCGGGTGCAGGCGCTCAAGCTAAACAGGAAAATCGCCGGAGTGCGCCAAAGGGCCTAGAGCAACTTGTTGATCTTAAGTCATTACAGTCACCGGAAGCGAATGACCAACATATCGTTAACATTGTTGACTGGTTACTTCAGTACGCGTTCGAACAGCGCGCTTCAGATATTCATATTGAACCTAAGCGAGAACAGTCGCGAGTGCGCTTCCGCATCGACGGCGAGTTACAGACGGTCTACGACCTGCCGAGTGAAGTGAACGCGGCGGTGACGTCACGTTTTAAAGTCTTGGCGCGAATGGATGTTGCCGAGAAGCGTCGGCCTCAGGATGGGCGTATTAAGACCCGAACGCCAAAGCAACTGGAAGTCGAACTTCGTCTTTCTACGCTACCCACCGCGTTTGGGGAAAAGTTGGTGATACGTATCTTTGACCCAGAGGTATTACTAAGAAGCTTTAGTAGCCTAGGTCTTCGTGGGGGAGATCTCCGAGCTTGGGAAACCATGACGGTGAAGCCGCACGGAATCGTCCTGGTTACCGGGCCAACGGGCTCAGGTAAGACCACGACGCTGTATTCATCACTTAAAAAGCTCTCTACTGAATCGGTGAATGTCTCGACCATTGAGGATCCCATCGAAATGGTGGAGGAAAGCTTTAATCAAATGCAGGTACAGAACAACATTGGCTTGGACTTTGCCTCTGGGGTGCGAACGCTGCTTCGACAGGATCCTGACATTATCATGATTGGCGAGATTCGTGATCGTGAGACGGCAGACATGGCCGTTCAGGCGGCGCTCACGGGCCATCTTGTATTGTCTACGCTACATACCAATGACGCTCCGTCATCAATTACCCGCTTGATGGAATTTGGGGTTCCCCATTATTTAATTAAGTCCACCTTGATTGGGGTGATGGCGCAGCGTTTAGTTCGGGTGCTCTGCGGCGACTGTAAAACCGCGGCAACGGTAAGCGATGAAGCTTGGGATACCCTGTGTCAGCCATTTAAAATCAAGAAGCCGACAACGATTTTTGAACCCAAGGGCTGTAAATCCTGTCGACACACGGGCTTCCACGGAAGAGAGGGAATCTACGAAGTCTTGGAATGGGAGGCTAACTTGTCCTCGCTCGTCGGTGCCGATGGAGCCACCGATCAGCTGCGCCGAGCCGCCTACAAGAACGGGATGAAGTCACTTCGCGCTGCCGGAGCCCTTAAGGTTGCGGCAGGTATTACCACTTTGGATGAAGTGTACCGAGTCACTCCCGCAGAATAA
- a CDS encoding TIGR00153 family protein, translating to MAIGQALGNLFTRSPLHILRNHMVEVDKCVSATDSFFDQVINEDWDAATKTRTFISDSEKEADKLKADIRNNLPKSLFLPVARSDILEMLHSQDKIANCAKDLTGVIIGRRMQIPAPLQAKFKAFVAVSVESVNETRKAIDELGDLLESGFRGRELAIVDKIVDRIHQLEDDADALQRELRYELFEIEKDLPPVDVIFLYRTIESVGDLSDRAQSVGSRLQILTAR from the coding sequence ATGGCTATTGGTCAAGCACTAGGTAACCTATTCACTCGGTCACCGCTGCACATTCTCCGCAACCACATGGTTGAAGTGGACAAATGTGTTTCTGCAACCGATTCGTTTTTTGATCAAGTGATCAACGAAGACTGGGATGCCGCCACCAAAACGCGGACATTCATCTCCGACTCAGAGAAAGAAGCTGATAAGTTGAAGGCGGACATTCGCAATAACTTACCTAAGTCACTGTTCTTGCCCGTTGCGCGCTCGGACATCTTAGAGATGCTTCACAGCCAAGATAAAATTGCGAACTGTGCGAAGGATTTAACCGGCGTCATCATTGGCCGTCGCATGCAAATCCCTGCGCCGCTGCAAGCTAAGTTCAAAGCCTTCGTTGCCGTGTCAGTTGAAAGTGTCAATGAGACCCGCAAAGCGATTGACGAACTGGGTGACCTGTTAGAATCCGGTTTCCGTGGTCGCGAGCTTGCCATTGTCGATAAAATCGTTGATCGAATTCACCAGTTAGAAGACGATGCAGATGCGCTTCAGCGCGAGCTTCGCTACGAACTATTCGAAATTGAGAAAGATCTACCTCCGGTAGATGTCATCTTCCTATATCGCACGATTGAAAGTGTTGGTGATTTGTCAGATCGCGCGCAAAGCGTTGGATCTCGTTTACAAATCCTCACCGCTCGTTAA
- a CDS encoding inorganic phosphate transporter, whose amino-acid sequence MDIIANHGFTLLLLAGAFGLFMAWGIGANDVANAMGTSVGSRALTLKQAIIIAAVMEFAGAYLAGGEVTSTIRKGIIDPLVFEDNPEWLVYGMSAALLAAGTWLLIASRFGWPVSTTHSIVGAIVGFAAVGVSADAVAWAKVGGIVASWVVSPVLSGTMAFLLFLSAHKFILNTDSPFSNAKRYIPVYMFLTGFLISMVTMVKGLKHVGLDLSYGQAAFYAAVVGLGIAALGKFLMRNVEEPKFEAGHRFDGVEKIFAVLMIFTASAMAFAHGSNDVANAIGPLAAVYSTIQSGGVIASKAGVPPWILLIGGIGIITGLATYGYKVMATIGKRITELTPSRGFAAELGAAGTVVLASGTGLPVSTTHCLVGAVLGVGLARGIGALDLRVVGTIGVSWVVTLPAGAGLSILFFYILKGIFG is encoded by the coding sequence ATGGATATTATTGCAAATCACGGTTTTACCCTCTTACTTCTAGCGGGTGCTTTTGGTTTATTCATGGCCTGGGGTATTGGTGCCAATGACGTCGCGAATGCGATGGGAACCTCTGTCGGTTCACGCGCCCTAACACTCAAGCAAGCTATTATCATTGCCGCGGTCATGGAATTCGCCGGCGCCTACTTAGCTGGCGGAGAAGTTACCTCAACGATTCGTAAGGGCATTATTGATCCGCTGGTGTTCGAAGATAACCCTGAGTGGTTAGTCTACGGCATGTCCGCTGCACTATTGGCTGCCGGAACTTGGCTACTTATCGCAAGTCGCTTCGGTTGGCCGGTATCTACCACCCACTCTATTGTGGGGGCCATTGTTGGTTTCGCCGCAGTGGGTGTTTCTGCCGATGCCGTAGCCTGGGCTAAGGTCGGCGGAATTGTTGCCTCGTGGGTGGTATCGCCGGTTCTCTCTGGGACCATGGCGTTCCTACTGTTCCTCTCGGCGCATAAGTTCATCTTGAATACGGACTCTCCGTTTAGTAATGCGAAGCGCTATATCCCCGTTTATATGTTTTTAACGGGCTTCTTAATCTCCATGGTTACCATGGTGAAAGGCCTTAAGCATGTGGGCTTGGATTTAAGCTACGGCCAAGCGGCGTTTTACGCGGCAGTTGTTGGCCTGGGCATTGCGGCCCTCGGAAAATTCCTGATGCGTAATGTTGAAGAGCCGAAGTTCGAAGCCGGGCATCGTTTTGACGGTGTTGAAAAGATCTTTGCGGTCTTGATGATCTTTACCGCATCGGCAATGGCTTTCGCCCATGGTTCAAACGATGTGGCAAATGCCATCGGTCCTTTGGCTGCGGTATATAGCACCATTCAAAGCGGCGGCGTGATTGCGAGTAAAGCAGGCGTTCCACCTTGGATTCTGCTGATTGGTGGTATTGGTATCATCACTGGCCTAGCCACCTACGGCTACAAAGTTATGGCAACCATTGGTAAGCGTATTACCGAGCTGACTCCAAGTCGTGGCTTCGCTGCTGAACTGGGTGCTGCCGGAACGGTTGTTTTGGCATCCGGTACTGGCTTGCCGGTATCCACCACCCACTGTCTAGTCGGTGCGGTATTAGGTGTAGGTCTTGCCCGCGGTATCGGTGCACTGGATTTACGCGTGGTCGGGACGATTGGAGTCAGTTGGGTGGTAACACTTCCAGCTGGCGCAGGATTATCTATTTTATTCTTCTACATCCTGAAGGGTATCTTCGGCTAA
- the argE gene encoding acetylornithine deacetylase, which translates to MDLAHYTQQLAQLVAQPSVSSTSSSYDQSNEAVIDLLASWTQSLGFRVEKMALPNNPGKFNLVATLGTGSGGLILSGHSDTVPCNPDKWQQDPWQLTQRDGALYGLGATDMKGFFPLALAASQHFKAHEYRAPLIILATADEESSMAGAMALRDQSYPISRAAVIGEPTGLTPIRAHKGVMMESIRIVGQSGHSSNPELGLNAMDIAVTLLSYLKRLKRSLRSRYHDERFAISYPTMNFGCIHGGDSPNRICGEVNIHFDVRTLPDLIQDQLRQEIAEYCAKLAAKTGAIIQLAPLINSVPSFDAGISELVQLCEQLTENSAQTVAFGTEAPYLQAMGMDTVVMGPGSIDVAHQPNEFIELSQLEPAYALISKLIHHYCIAAL; encoded by the coding sequence ATGGATTTAGCCCACTACACCCAGCAATTGGCCCAACTCGTGGCGCAGCCCTCAGTGTCCTCTACGAGCAGTAGTTACGATCAATCCAACGAAGCCGTTATCGATCTGCTCGCTTCGTGGACTCAGTCTCTGGGGTTTCGAGTTGAGAAAATGGCGCTGCCAAATAACCCTGGCAAGTTCAATCTTGTGGCCACCTTGGGCACTGGCAGTGGCGGTTTGATTCTTTCTGGGCACTCTGACACCGTGCCCTGCAACCCCGACAAATGGCAGCAGGACCCCTGGCAGCTCACCCAACGTGACGGCGCCCTGTATGGTTTAGGCGCCACAGATATGAAGGGCTTTTTCCCACTCGCGCTAGCGGCATCGCAGCACTTCAAGGCCCATGAATATCGGGCACCACTGATTATTCTTGCCACGGCTGATGAGGAATCGTCGATGGCCGGTGCCATGGCGCTGCGTGACCAAAGCTACCCTATTAGCCGTGCCGCAGTCATTGGCGAACCCACTGGACTTACCCCCATTCGCGCCCACAAAGGGGTGATGATGGAGTCTATTCGAATTGTCGGGCAATCCGGGCACTCCTCCAACCCTGAGCTTGGACTCAATGCCATGGACATTGCGGTGACCCTGCTTAGTTACTTAAAGCGCTTGAAGCGGAGCTTACGTTCACGCTATCACGATGAGCGTTTCGCGATTTCCTATCCCACCATGAACTTTGGCTGTATTCATGGTGGCGATAGTCCGAATCGGATCTGTGGCGAAGTGAATATTCATTTCGATGTTCGGACGCTACCAGACCTAATCCAAGATCAGCTGCGCCAAGAGATAGCCGAATACTGCGCCAAGCTTGCGGCCAAAACCGGCGCTATCATTCAACTAGCGCCACTGATTAATTCAGTTCCATCCTTTGACGCGGGGATTAGCGAGCTGGTTCAGCTCTGTGAACAACTCACTGAAAATTCTGCCCAAACTGTGGCATTTGGAACCGAGGCACCCTATTTGCAGGCTATGGGTATGGATACCGTCGTAATGGGGCCTGGCTCCATTGACGTAGCCCATCAGCCCAATGAATTTATCGAACTCTCGCAACTTGAGCCCGCATACGCTTTAATTAGCAAACTTATCCATCATTATTGTATTGCAGCGCTATGA